The DNA sequence GCAGATCGCCCTCAAGCAGAAGCACAGCATCACCATCACGGTGGACGACCTGGTGAAGATCTACGGCCCCAGCCACGCGCGCGACAAATACCAGGGCAACGATGTGGCCGGTGTGGTCACCGGGCTGGCCTGGACGCCCACGGGCGGCGACATCCTCTTCATCGAGACCAGCATCACCAAGGGCGAGGGCAAGCTCACGCTCACCGGCAACCTGGGCGACGTGATGAAGGAGAGCGCCATCATCGCCCTGGAATACCTCAAGGCCCACAGCGGGATCATCGGGCTGGACCCCGATGTGTTCAAGCGCTGGAACGTGCACGTGCACGTGCCCGAAGGGGCCACGCCCAAGGACGGTCCCAGTGCCGGCATCGCCATGCTCACCAGCATCGCCAGCGCCTTCACCCAGCAGAAGGTGCGCAAGTTCACCGCCATGACCGGCGAGATCACCCTGCGCGGCCGGGTGCTGCCCGTCGGCGGCATCAAGGAGAAGATCCTCGCCGCCAAACGCGCGGGCATCAAGGAGATCATCCTCAGCGCGGACAACCGCAAGGACATCGAGGACATCGACGTGCGCTACACCAAGGGCATGCGCTTCACTTACGTGACCGAGATGATCGAGGTGGTGAAGCACGCCCTTCTCAAGGAGAAGGTGGAGAACGCGCTGAAGGTGGCGTAGGGGCACGCCGGAATGAGCGAATGGTAGCCACTCGCGAGGGACTACCTAGCCTGTCGTTGCTTCAGCTCAAGATCATCGCACCATCCGTCCGCGTTGGCGTCTAGATAGACGAATACACTGTCCGCAGTGTATCTCACCCACTCGTCGAAATACCCGTTTTGTCCAAAATCCTCAAACCGGGCCACCAATCGATCGCTTGGGTCGAAAGCATACTGGACTTCGAAGATGCCATTGAAGTCCTCATCTACCTGCACGTAAGCGGCTTTGTCATTTGTCGCGTAGGTGATCACTGAATCGTCCTCAAGGTCACGGTTCCTGTCATATCCAACATCCAAGAGCCTGCGGTCAGCTTTGAGACGACGAATGGTGATATCTCGGGGTAGGTCATGTTCCCACAGAACTTTACTGCCAGTCCACCTGGTGTTCTTCCGGTATTGAGCGTAACCGAAGATCAGGCTTGAGACCAGAGCGATGCCCAGCACAATGATCGCCTTGCGCATAGGCGAATCTACTTGTACCGAGCCTTGGCGCGAGCCACACTATTCGAACTTCGCCTCCCACATGGATCATCCGCGCCTGCTTTCCATTTCCACCGTTCAGTACGACCTTCCTCCGGATCGGATCGCCCAGCATCCGCCGGCCGATCGGGGAAGCTCACGGCTGCTGGTGTACCGCGAGGGTGCGATCGAGGACCGGCGGTTCGCCGAGCTGCACGATCTGCTGCCATCGCGCGTACTTCTGGTGATGAACGATACCCGCGTGCTGAACGCGCGGCTGCATTTCCAGAAGGACACCGGCGCTCGCATCGAGGTGTTCTGTCTGGAGCCCGCCGACGGCGGTCCCTTGCAGCAGGCCTTTCAGCGCACCGGCGAGGTGGAATGGCGCTGTGCGGACGGCCTGCGGATGTAAAGCCTATGTTAACTCCGGTAACATGGAGTTAACATAGGCTTAATTCTTTCGCAGCTTTGCGATAACCCGCCCATGCGCGCATCACTGCTCCTCATTGGCCTTCTGGTCCTGGTCGTCAGCACGTGGGCCCAGCGTCCGGGCGAAGGTCTATCGGCTCGGTTCGACAAGGGCAGAGGTGTGGTCATCCAGCGGGATAGTCTGTTCAGGATGACGGTCCGCTTTCGAATGCAGAACCGGTTCGCCATGTTGAGCGAGAGCGGTGATGACCTGTCCATCGGAAGCAGTGACATCCGGATCCGCCGCATGCGGCTGCGCTTCGATGGTTCCGTGCTCAGCTCCAAGATCCAGTACAAAGTGCAGTTGGGCTTCAGCAAAGCGGACCTGGACCTGGTGGATGGCACGGTGGCGCAGCCCATCCGCGATGCGGTCGCCACCTATGCGCCGGACGGACATTGGAGCTTCACGATCGGTCAGACCAAGCTGCCCGGCAACCGCCAGCGCGTGGTGTCCTCCGGGGCGCTGCAGCTTCCGGACCGCTCCATCGTGAACGCCGCATTCACCTTGGACCGCGATTTCGGGGTCTTCGCCACCTGGCAGGCCCCTATCAAGGCGCATGAGCTCGCTGTGAAGGTGGCGCTCACCAGCGGAGAAGGGCGCAATGCCTCACCCGGGGACGAAGGCCTTTGCTACACGGGACGCATGGAATGGCTTCCGTTCGGGGCGTTCACCGATGAAGGTGATTTCTTCGAGGGGGACCTGGCGCGGGAGTCCAGGGTAAAGGTCTCTGTGGCGGCGGGCTATTCCGCGAACATCAACGCGCGCCGAAGCGGTGGACAGCTCGGTACGTTCCTTCCGGACGATCAAGAGCGCACCTTGAACACCTTCATCGCCGACGCCCTGTTGAAGTACCGCGGACTTGCGGTGAGCACCGAGTTCTGCCACCGGGACGTGGCGGGCGCACCCGTGGTGATGGCAGCCGATGGTGGGTCCGTCATCGCCTTGGAGGGCTGGGGTTGGAACACCCAGGTGAGCAAGCTGCTTGGCGCCCGGAACGAGGTGGTCGGGCGCTATGCGATGGTGGTGCCGTCCGACGCCCTGCAAGGCTTCACGACCCGGAGCGAGGAGGGCTGGCTGGGCTATACACGCTACATCAACCACCACCGGGTGAAGCTGCAGAGCGCGGTCAGTTATGCATGGGCCGGCGGCCGGGCCGCCTTCGATGCACCCGGGGCGCGCTGGGGCCTTTGGTTGCAGATGGAGCTGGGCATCTGATCATCGCCCGTACCGATCTTCGCGGTCATGCCGCATCCCCGTGATCTGTCCGTCTCCGCCGTTCAGTACGACCTTCCTCCGGATCGGATCGCCCAGCATCCGCCGGCCGATCGGGGAAGCTCACGGCTGCTGGTGTACCGCGAGGGTGCGATCGAGGACCGGCGGTTCGCCGAGCTGCCCGATCTGCTGCCGTCGGGCGCACTTCTGGTGATGAACGATACCCGCGTGGTGAACGCGCGGCTGCACTTCCACAAGGATACCGGCGCCCGCATCGAGGTGTTCTGTCTGGAGCCCGCCGACGGCGGTCCCGCGGAGCAGGCCTTTCAGCGCACCGGCGAGGTGGAGTGGCGCTGTGCCTTGGGCAACGCGAAGCGATGGAAGCAGGGCCCCTTGGGTCAGGTGTTCCGCTCGGCGCAGGGTGACGTGCAGCTCTTCGCCGAACGGCTGCCCGACGATGGCAGTGGGCCGCGCGTACGGTTCAACTGGCTGCCCGACGGACTGTGCTTCGCCGACGTGCTCGCGCGCGCCGGCAAGGTCCCTCTGCCGCCGTACATGCACCGGGAGGCCGAGGACGAGGACCAGGAACGGTACCAGACGGTCTTCGCCCGTGCCGAGGGATCGGTGGCGGCACCCACGGCCGGCCTGCACTTCACGCCGGCGCTGCTGGAGGCCCTCGTCGCGAATGGCGTACAGCGCGCCCACGTCACCCTGCATGTGGGCGCGGGCACCTTCCAGCCGGTTCACGCCGGGACCATGGCCGGCCATGCCATGCACCGGGAACGCATCCTGGTGTCGCGGGAGGTGGTGCAGCAGTTGCACGACAGCGTGGGGGTGCGGCCCATCGTGGTCACCGGCACCACCACCATGCGGACGCTGGAGAGCCTGTACTGGCACGGCGCCCGGATCCTACGCGGCTCCGATCCGGAGGAGATGCAGGTTCACCAGTGGGAGCCGTATGAGTTCCCGCTGGCGGATCATCCGGGCGTACGCGAGGCCTTGGGCGCCGTGCTGCGCTGGATGGACGGCCGTGAGCTGGATCAGGTCAACGGTAGCACGGCCTTGCTCATCGCGCCCGGCTACCGCGTGCGGCTGGCCGATGCGCTGATCACGAACTTCCACCAGCCCGGCAGCACCCTGCTGCTGCTGGTCGCGGCCTGCGTGGGGGAGGACTGGCGCCGGATCTACGATCATGCGCTGGCCGGGGGCTACCGCTTCCTGAGCTACGGGGACGCCTCGCTGCTGTGGGTGCGGCGACCGTGAACGGGAAAGCCCCGCCGTGATGGCGGGGCCTTCCTACCGGGGTCATAGCCCCGGTGCGATGCTTCAGGCTTAGAGGGGAAGCGTCCAGCCGGCCGTCCAATCGTCGCCCGCCGGGACCGCGCCCTTGAACGTGGCCGGGGAGAACCAGCTGTCGAGCGTGGTGGGGTCCACGGCATTGGCGTTCTCGGTGCCCACGTAGCCGGTGAGCACGCCCGGGTCGGTGGCGGAGTTGGTGGCGTCGTTGGCGAAGGGATCGCAGCCGTTCCAGTTGGTGGCGAAGCCGTAGGCGGTGCTGTTGCGGCAGATCAGCAGGCCCTGGTCCATCCAGGTGCTGGAGCTGTCGCTGACGCGGATGCCGCTGCCGGCACCGGCGCCGGCCACCAGGCCGTTGTACAGGCTGCCGCGGGTGCCGTGGCGCAGGCGGACGGCCTCGCTGGCGGTGCCGTCATCGGCGGCCACGATGGTGAAGTTGCTCACGATGGGGTTCGAGAAGGGCTGCACCATGAAGTCGGTCTCCCAGTTGTCGCACTCGAAACCGCGATCGCAGCTGGCGGCGTCCTGGTGCACGGCCCAGAACTGGCCCTTGCCGCGCCAGCCATGGCTCCAGTCGAAGCTGTCGTCGCTGTTGCCTGTGCTCAGCGCCCACTTCAGGGTGGCGGTGCCGCCGAAGAACTCGAAGCCGTCATCGCTGCCCTTGTAGGCCTGCAGGTGCTCCAGCACCGTGCCACTGCCCACACCGTTGAAGGAGAAGCCGTTCAGTTCATTGTCCGTGCCGAGGATCTTGCCGGCGTACTCCACGCGCACGTACTTCATCACGCCGCTGTTGTCGCTGTCGTCGCTGCCGCCATAGGTGCCCGAGCCACCCTCGCCCTCGGCGGTGCAGCCGCCGCCGCCGCAGATGTTGATCTGCGCGTAGCCATTGAGGATGATGCCGCCCCATGCGCCCGGGGCCGCGCCGCCGGTGATGGTCTTGATCGTGGTGAACACGATGGGGGCCGAGGGGCTGCCCACCGCGTTGATGCGCCCGCCGCGTTGCACGCTCAGGAAGGGTGTGGTGCCGTCGTCGGCCGCGTAGATCATCGTGCCGGCATCGATCGTGAGCACCGCGCCGGTGTTGACGAAGACGCCTCCGCTCAGCAGCCAGCGCTTGTCCGAGCCCAGCGTGCGGCTGCTGCTTACGGTGCCGCTGAGGATGTGGTAGGTCTGTCCGTTGATCACCGTGGTGGGGTCCGTGGTGGTATAGACGCAGGTGCCATCATCGTTGTCCGCATCGGGATCGTAGTTCACGGCGCTGGGGTCTGTGCACCCTTCCTTCTTCTTGCAGGAGGTGAGCGGTGCCACGGCGATGCCGACCACGGCGAGCGTGGTGAGGAGGCGGCTGGTGAGGGAGGCGTTGATCTTCATGGTCTGTGTTGATGGCGCAAAGCTCCAGCCGCATCATGAGGCCGATGTGTGCCGAGCGTTATCCTTTCCTTAATCATCGCCGGCATCGCCCGCACATCCGCTTAACATGAGCGGCGCGCCGGACCACCCGGTCCGGCGCGCCGCTCATCTTCGTCCTTACAGGATGCGGAAGCCGATGCCGGCGGAGATACCGACGCCGGTGCGGTACTCGCTCACGAGCGAGGTACCGTTGGGCGTTTCCTGCTGCACCCGCACCGGGGCGTCGAGCAGGTTGCGCAGGTTGAGGTTCACCTGCCAGCGGCGGCCGATGTCGCCGCGCAGGATGAAGTTCAGGGTGTGCACCGGCAGCTCGTACTGGTCGCCCAGGCCATTGGCGCCCGCAGCGAAGACGCGCGCACCGAACACGTTGTACGCGGCGGTGGCCGTCAGCGTCAGCGTGCGGCCCAGCGCGCGGGTCCAGCTCAGGTCGGCGTTCAGCAGGTAGGGGCTGGCGCCCTGGAGCGGACGGGCCGCGTTCGTCAGCACCACCGTCCCGCTCTCCGATCCGGCGTTCTGTTCGCCGACCTCGAGGCGGCTGCAGAGGTAGGTGGCGTTCAATCCGATGCTGAAGGCGTTCCACACGCTGCTGTCACGCCCCATCAGGTGGCCGATGTTGCGCACCAGCTCCACCTCCACACCCGCCACGGTGGCCTGGCCCGTGTTGCGGAAGCTCATCAGCTGGCCGCTCGCGGTGGCCAGCGCCACCTTCTCGATGGGGTCGTTCAGCACCTTGCCGAAGGCGCCCACGGCGAGCAGTTCGCCATGCCCGGGGTAGAGCTCATAGCGCAGGTCGGCGTTGTAGTTCGTGCCGTTGCGCAGGTCGGGGTTCCCGATGTTCTTGGTGCCCGCGAAGAACTCGGTGTACTCGAAGGGGGCCATTTCACGGAAGCCGGGCCGGCTGATCGTCTTGCTGCCGCTGAGGCGCAGCACATGACGCTCACGCAGGTCGAGGCGCAGGCTCAGGAAGGGCAGCAGGTCGTCGCTCTCGATGCGGGCCACGCGCTGGGGCTGGTAGAAGCTGTCGCTCTGCTTGCGGTACACGATGCGCTGGTCGCCCTGCTCGAAGCGCGCGCCGGTGAGCAGCTTCAGCTTTTCGGGGACCAGGTCCACTTCGGCCGCAAGGTGGGCCCCGTTGATGTTCCGCTCGATCCGATGGTCCGCTTCGGGGCCGGTGCTGTTGTTGAGGGTGAACTGCCCGGCGGCGTAGGTGGTGGCGTTCAGGTACTGGTCCGGCGCGTCCACGTCGACCCCGCCAGGGTTCGCGGCGTTCACGCCGGTGAGGTCGTAGGTGAGGATGTCGTACCCGAAGCGGCGCTCCATGCGACGCACCTGGTAGCCGGTGCGGAGCGTGAGCACGTTGTGGAGCTCCATGTCGCGCTCGCGCTGGATCACGCGGTAGGCGGCACCGGCCTGGGCGCTCAGCTCCTCCTCGCGGAGGTCGCTGTACCAACGGTGGTTCTCGAGGCGGTCGATCGCGTTGAAGCGGTAGTTCGTGGTCCCGCCATCCGTGTTGTAGAGGTAGACCAGTTGCCGACGGTCGGGTTCGGCCGCATCGGCGGTGCCCATCGATCCGCTCCAGTCCAGGGTGAGGCGGTCGGCCCGGCCGAACGCATGGTGGCCGGCGAGCTGGTTCACCCACATGCTGTTCCGGCGGAAGGTGTAGCGACGCGCATGCACACGGTCGGCGTAGTCGAAGTGGAAGCCGTCGTTCACACGGTGCTCGTCGCTGCTGAGGTTCACCCACAGGCTGGTGACGGACACCTGATGCCGCTTGCCCAGTTCGAGGTTCAGGCCGGCGAGCGCGGAGCTCTGGGTGTTGAACTGCCAGCTTTGAAGTTCGTAGTCGATCAGCGCGGCGTTGCTGGCGTTGACGATGCGCACGGCCCCTTCCCGGTAGCGGTGCTCGTTGCGGTAGCTGGCGCTTCCGATCACGCCCAGCGCGATGTGCTCGCCCAGCCGGAGGCGCGTGCCGCCGGACAGCCCGAAGTTGAGGTCGGGCGCGGCGGTGCCCTGCGTGCCGTTGAGGTTCGTGGGGACCAGGAGCTGCTCCCCGCCGATGTTGGTCCCGGGTCGCGCGGCGCCGGCGGGCAGATCGCGCGTGCCATCATCGCGCCCCCAGAAGTCGCTGCCCCCGCCGTTGGAGGAGCGGAAGGTGCCAAAGGTGGTGCGTGTGTTCACCCCGCCGCCCACCTGGATGCGCAGGGTCGGCTCGGCCGTGGCCCGGCGCGTGCGGATGTCCACGGAACCGCCACTGAAGTCGCCGTAGAGTTCGGGGGAGAAGGCCTTGGTGACGGAGATGCTGCCCACCACATCGGTGGGGATGATGTCCAGCGGAGCCACCTTCATGTCGGGGTCGGGGGAGGGCAGGGGCAGGCCGTTGAGGTAGGCCGCATTGTAGCGGTCGCCCAGGCCGCGCACGAAGACGTAGCGGCCGCCCACGACGCTCATGCCGACCATCTTGGTGACGCCCTCGGCCACGTCCGTCGCACCTTTCTTCCGCAGCTCCTGTGCGCCGATGGTCTGCACGAGCTTGTCGGTCTCCTTGCGCTCCATCATCAGCACCGACTCGCGCTCACGGTCCACCGTATGCACCACATCCACCTGCTGGAGCTGGTTGGAGGGGGTCGCCAGGGTGACATCGGCGGTCGTGGCCGCACCCGGCACCACGGTGATGGTGCGCTCCACGGGCTCGAAGCCCACGAAGCTCACCAGCAGGGTATGTTCGCCCGCCGGGCAGGGAAAGCTGTACTTCCCGTCCAGATCGGTGCTGGCGCCGAAGGTGGTGCCCTTGATGATCACGTTCACGAAGGGCATCGGCTGCACGGTGCCGCCCTCGTTGGCGGTGATCACACCGGCCACGGTGCCGTTCTGGGCGAAGGCCGTCCACGTCACCAGCAGAAGCAGGGAGAGAAGGAGGGTGCGGTGCATCGAAGGAGGCGAACGGTCCTGTTCGTTCGCGCCGCAAAGGTCCCGGCATGGTGTTACGTCGGTCTGTTCCGATCGTTAAGGCTTTGTTACGTGCGGTCACCGGCAAGTTCTCGGGAGCGGATAATAGGTCGTTCTATCTTGCGTTCCCTAACCGCGCCGCCCGGCGCGTACCTGCATGAAGCGATCCCTCGCCGCCCCTGTCGCCTTGCTGCTCCTGTTGGCACCGGTCAGGGCCCAGCTCGGTGGTCAGGCCGTGTTCCGCGTGCTCGACATCCCCTCCTCGGCCCGCATCAGTGCCTTGGGGGGCACCCACATCGCGGTGATGGACGACGACCTGAACATGGGCATCTTCAATCCCTCGGTGCTCAACTCCACCATGGGGCGGCAGGTCGCCTTCAGCTATCTGCCCTACTTCGAGGGCATCAAGATGGGGTTCGGGTCCTACGCCCATCACTTCGACAGCCTGCGCACCACCTTCAGCGGCACGGTGCAGTTCGTGGACTACGGCACCTTCCAGCGGACCGAGGCCGATGGTTCGGAGACCGGCACGTTCCGCGGAGGCGAGTACGTCGTGCAGCTCGGGGCCTCGCGTGCCTTGGACAGCCTGTTCACCGTGGGCGCCAACCTGAAGTTCATCACCTCGCAGCTGGAGGCCTACACCGCCACCGGCTGGGCGGCCGACCTGGGGGCCACCTTTCACAAGCGGAGCATGGGGCTCACCGTGTCGGCGTTGCTGCGCAACATCGGCTTCGTGAGCTCGCGCTACACCGACCAAAAGGAGAAGCTGCCGTTCGATGTGCAGCTGGGGGTCAGCTACCGGTTCCGCCATGCGCCGTTCCGCCTGGGCCTCACCTTCGTCAACCTGCAGCAATGGGACCTCACCTATGACGATCCGGTGCAGCAGCAGCAGATCGACCCCACCACGGGCGAGCCGATCGTGGAGGAGGTCTCCTTCTTCGAGAACGCCGTGTTGCACCTGGTGCCCAACGTGGAGGTGTTGTTGGGCCGCTACTTCAACCTGCGGGTGGGCTACGACTTCCAGCGGCGGCGCGAGCTGAAGGTGGACGGCAAGCCGGGCATCAGCGGGTTGAGCTTTGGCCTCGGCCTGCGCGTGAGCAAGGTGCACCTGAGCTACGGCTTTGCGCAGTACCACCTGGCGGGCATCTCCAACACGATCACCCTGGCGGCCCGGTTCAGCGACTTCAAGAAGCGCCCCCCCGGCCAGGAGCCCGAACGCAGGCGGAAGCGCAAGGAGGAGGCCCCGGCGCCGGTGAGCGTGCCCGAAGGCTGAGCAGGACCGCGCTACCTTGCGGCCGTGCGGCGCATCACCATCGCCATCGACGGCTTTTCGTCCTGCGGCAAGAGCACGCTGGCCCGGCAGCTGGCCCAGCACCTGGGCTATACCTACATCGACAGCGGCGCCATGTACCGGGCGGTGGCCCTCTTCGCCATGGAGAACGGCCTGGTGCGCGACGGGGTGCTGAACAAGGAGGGACTGCTGGCGCTGCTCGACGGCATCGACATCCGGTTCCAGCACGACCCCATGACCGACCGCAGCGCCACCACCCTCAACGGGCGGAACGTGGAGCACAGGATCCGCTCCCTGGAGGTGAGCAACCACGTCACCCTCGTGAGCCCGGTGCCCGAGGTGCGGGCCAAGCTGGTGCGGCTCCAGCAGCGGATGGGGCGCGAGAAAGGGGTGGTGATGGACGGCCGGGACATCGGCACGGTGGTCTTCCCCGACGCGGAGGTGAAGCTGTACATGACGGCCCGCCCGGAGGTGCGCGCCCTGCGCCGCTACCACGAGCTGAAGACCAAGGGCGCGGAGGTCACCCTGGCCGAAGTGGAGGCCAACATCCGCCGGCGCGACCTGGACGATACCACCCGGGCGGCCGATCCGCTGACCATGGCCCCGGATGCGATCGCGATCGACAACAGCGACATCACCGCGCAGGAGCAGTTCGAACTGGCCCTGGGCCACGTGCTCGACGTGCTGGCCCAGGTGGGGCAGGAGTAGGGCCGCCTAGCCCGTGGACACCATCCCCTCCACCACTTCCACCGGGTCCTTCACGCCCGCCACAAAGCCCAGCACCTTCAGCATCACCTTGTCCAGCAGGGTGTCCGGGCAGCTGGCGCCACTGGTGAGGATGATCGTGAGCGGGCGCTTCGCAGGTAGCCAGCCATCCGTGGTCTCGAGCTTGTGCCCGGGATAGTTGAAGTGCTGGATGGTGTCCGCGCTCAGGATCTCGCCTTCGTCCTTGATGAAGTAGGTGGGGAACCTGCGCTCCAGCAATTCCACCAGGTGACTGGTGTTGCTGCTGTTGTAGCCGCCCACCACCAGGGCCAGGTCGGCCTCGGCCTTCAGCAGTTCGTGGGTGGCGTCCTGGTTGTCGTTGGTGGCGTAGCAGAGCGTGTCGCGCGTGTCGGCGAAATGGGCCTTGATGTCCGAAGCGCCGTACTTCCCGATCATCACCTGCTTCAGGTGGTCGGCGATGGCCTGGGTCTCGGTGGCCAGCATGGTGGTCTGGTTCACCACACCGATGCGCTGCAGGTCGCGCGCGGGGTCGAAGCCGTCGCTGGCACGGCTCCGGAACACGCGTTCGAAGGTGTCGGCCGGTTCATCGCCGCGGATGATGCGACCCAGGAGCTCGGCCTCGGCCATGTCACGCAGCACCACGGCGGGGGCCTTCCGCACGGTATGGCTGAAGGTGGCCCGCGTCTCCTCGTGCGTGGCCTTGCCGTGGATCACCACCGTGTACTGCTGATCACCCAGCTGGTCGCTGCGCTTCCACACCTTCTCCACGAAGGGGCAGGTGGTGTTGTACCGCAGGGGGTCGATGCCGATGGCCTTCAGCCGGGCCTCGGTCTCCAGCGTGGTGCCGAAGGCCGGGATGATCACGATGTCCTCGGCCGTGAGCGCGCTCCAGTCCATCAGCATCCGGCCGTGCGTATCCTGAATGAAGTGCATGCCCCGCGCGGTGAGGTCGTCGTTCACCGCCTGGTTGTGGATCATCTGGCTGAGGAGGAAGATCCGCCTGCCGGGGTTCTCCTCCAGGGCCTTGTAGCTGATCTCGATGGCGTTCTCCACCCCGTAGCAGAAGCCGAAGTGGCGGGCGAACACGAACCGCACCGGTCCCAGGTCCAGCAGGGTGGGGGCCAGGTCCTGCTTGCGCGGGTCCTGTGCCTTGCGGAACGCCTTGATGCGGCCGATGAGCGCGCTGCGGTAGTGGACGGGAATGGTGAAGCTGCGCACGACGGGACGGGGCGATGGGTGGGAGGAGGCTGGGAACGGCTGAGGGTCAGGGCACACAGGGCGGGCTGCCGCCAAAGGTAGCCGGAGGGTCCGCTGTGCTGGCCTGCATTCCCCGGGGGCGCCGACCCGCCCCGATCCCATTCACGGGTTCAATGCATTGAGGATCAGGTTCCTTTTGTACTTTTGCGGTCCTTTTTCGGATCCGCCCTCCGCATCCGCGGTCCGGCAGGCCTTAGCAGGAAGCTCACGCAGGGACACCGTGAGCCAACACAACCCTCCCGGTCGGTGGCCCCTTGGGTCGGGATACAAACGTCAGTACAGCATGTCGACGGAACAGAACAAGGTCACCTTCGCCGAACCACCCGCGGATTTCGATTGGGCCGGATTGGAGGATGACAAGAAAGGCATCCCGGCCAAGGAACGGGAGGCCATGGAGAAGGCCTACGAGGACACCCTCAGCAGCATCTCCGAGAAGGAGGTCCTCATGGGCACCGTGGTGGGCATGAACAAGAAGGAGGTGGTCATCAACATCGGCTACAAGTCCGAGGGTGTGGTGCCCCTGAGCGAGTTCCGCTACAAGCCCGACCTGAAGTTGGGCGACCAGGTGGAGGTGTACATCGAGAAGCAGGAGGACAAGGGCGGCCAGATGGTGGTGAGCCACAAGACGGCCCGCGTGCACAACGCCTGGGGCAAGGTGAACCACGCCATGACCACCGACGAGGTGATCACCGGCTACGTGAAGTGCCGCACCAAGGGCGGCCTCATCGTGGACGTGTTCGGCATCGAGGCCTTCCTGCCCGGTTCGCAGATCGATGTGAAGCCGATCCGCGACTACGACCAGTACGTGGGCAAGAACATGGAGTTCAAGGTGGTGAAGATCAACCAGGAGTTCAAGAACGTGGTGGTCTCCCACAAGGCGCTGATCGAGGCCGAGCTCGAGGCGCAGAAGAAGCAGATCATCGGCGGCCTGGAGAAGGGTCAGGTGCTGGAAGGCACCGTGAAGAACATCACCAGCTACGGGGTGTTCGTGGACCTGGGCGGTGTCGACGGCCTCATCCACATCACCGACCTCAGCTGGGGCCGCGTGAGCCACCCCGAGGAGGTGGTGAAGCTGGACGACAAGATCAACGTGGTGATCCTCGACTTCGACGACGAGAAGAAGCGCATCGCCCTGGGTCTGAAGCAGCTGAGCCCGCACCCCTGGGACGCGCTGAGCGCCGACATGAACGCCGGCGACAAGGTGAAGGGCAAGGTGATGGTGATCACGGACTACGGCGCCTTCGTGGAGGTGTCGCCCGGCGTGGAGGGCCTCCTGCACGTGAGCGAGATGAGCTGGAGCCAGCACCTGCGCAGCCCGAAGGACTTCCTGAAGGAGGGCCAGGAGATCGACTGCGTGATCCTGAACATCGACCGCGAGGAGCGCAAGATGAGCCTGGGCATGAAGCAGCTCGCCGCGGACCCCTGGGCGGACATCGAGTTCAAGTATCCGGTGAACTCACGCCACACGGCCAAGGTGCGCAACTTCACCCACTTCGGCATCTTCGCCGAGCTGGAGGAGGGCGTGGACGGCCTCATCCACATCAGCGACCTCAGCTGGACCAAGCGCATCAAGCACCCCAGCGAGTTCTGCA is a window from the Flavobacteriales bacterium genome containing:
- a CDS encoding S-adenosylmethionine:tRNA ribosyltransferase-isomerase, with the protein product MDHPRLLSISTVQYDLPPDRIAQHPPADRGSSRLLVYREGAIEDRRFAELHDLLPSRVLLVMNDTRVLNARLHFQKDTGARIEVFCLEPADGGPLQQAFQRTGEVEWRCADGLRM
- a CDS encoding porin — protein: MRASLLLIGLLVLVVSTWAQRPGEGLSARFDKGRGVVIQRDSLFRMTVRFRMQNRFAMLSESGDDLSIGSSDIRIRRMRLRFDGSVLSSKIQYKVQLGFSKADLDLVDGTVAQPIRDAVATYAPDGHWSFTIGQTKLPGNRQRVVSSGALQLPDRSIVNAAFTLDRDFGVFATWQAPIKAHELAVKVALTSGEGRNASPGDEGLCYTGRMEWLPFGAFTDEGDFFEGDLARESRVKVSVAAGYSANINARRSGGQLGTFLPDDQERTLNTFIADALLKYRGLAVSTEFCHRDVAGAPVVMAADGGSVIALEGWGWNTQVSKLLGARNEVVGRYAMVVPSDALQGFTTRSEEGWLGYTRYINHHRVKLQSAVSYAWAGGRAAFDAPGARWGLWLQMELGI
- a CDS encoding S-adenosylmethionine:tRNA ribosyltransferase-isomerase, which produces MPHPRDLSVSAVQYDLPPDRIAQHPPADRGSSRLLVYREGAIEDRRFAELPDLLPSGALLVMNDTRVVNARLHFHKDTGARIEVFCLEPADGGPAEQAFQRTGEVEWRCALGNAKRWKQGPLGQVFRSAQGDVQLFAERLPDDGSGPRVRFNWLPDGLCFADVLARAGKVPLPPYMHREAEDEDQERYQTVFARAEGSVAAPTAGLHFTPALLEALVANGVQRAHVTLHVGAGTFQPVHAGTMAGHAMHRERILVSREVVQQLHDSVGVRPIVVTGTTTMRTLESLYWHGARILRGSDPEEMQVHQWEPYEFPLADHPGVREALGAVLRWMDGRELDQVNGSTALLIAPGYRVRLADALITNFHQPGSTLLLLVAACVGEDWRRIYDHALAGGYRFLSYGDASLLWVRRP
- a CDS encoding carboxypeptidase-like regulatory domain-containing protein, producing the protein MHRTLLLSLLLLVTWTAFAQNGTVAGVITANEGGTVQPMPFVNVIIKGTTFGASTDLDGKYSFPCPAGEHTLLVSFVGFEPVERTITVVPGAATTADVTLATPSNQLQQVDVVHTVDRERESVLMMERKETDKLVQTIGAQELRKKGATDVAEGVTKMVGMSVVGGRYVFVRGLGDRYNAAYLNGLPLPSPDPDMKVAPLDIIPTDVVGSISVTKAFSPELYGDFSGGSVDIRTRRATAEPTLRIQVGGGVNTRTTFGTFRSSNGGGSDFWGRDDGTRDLPAGAARPGTNIGGEQLLVPTNLNGTQGTAAPDLNFGLSGGTRLRLGEHIALGVIGSASYRNEHRYREGAVRIVNASNAALIDYELQSWQFNTQSSALAGLNLELGKRHQVSVTSLWVNLSSDEHRVNDGFHFDYADRVHARRYTFRRNSMWVNQLAGHHAFGRADRLTLDWSGSMGTADAAEPDRRQLVYLYNTDGGTTNYRFNAIDRLENHRWYSDLREEELSAQAGAAYRVIQRERDMELHNVLTLRTGYQVRRMERRFGYDILTYDLTGVNAANPGGVDVDAPDQYLNATTYAAGQFTLNNSTGPEADHRIERNINGAHLAAEVDLVPEKLKLLTGARFEQGDQRIVYRKQSDSFYQPQRVARIESDDLLPFLSLRLDLRERHVLRLSGSKTISRPGFREMAPFEYTEFFAGTKNIGNPDLRNGTNYNADLRYELYPGHGELLAVGAFGKVLNDPIEKVALATASGQLMSFRNTGQATVAGVEVELVRNIGHLMGRDSSVWNAFSIGLNATYLCSRLEVGEQNAGSESGTVVLTNAARPLQGASPYLLNADLSWTRALGRTLTLTATAAYNVFGARVFAAGANGLGDQYELPVHTLNFILRGDIGRRWQVNLNLRNLLDAPVRVQQETPNGTSLVSEYRTGVGISAGIGFRIL
- the porQ gene encoding type IX secretion system protein PorQ, whose translation is MKRSLAAPVALLLLLAPVRAQLGGQAVFRVLDIPSSARISALGGTHIAVMDDDLNMGIFNPSVLNSTMGRQVAFSYLPYFEGIKMGFGSYAHHFDSLRTTFSGTVQFVDYGTFQRTEADGSETGTFRGGEYVVQLGASRALDSLFTVGANLKFITSQLEAYTATGWAADLGATFHKRSMGLTVSALLRNIGFVSSRYTDQKEKLPFDVQLGVSYRFRHAPFRLGLTFVNLQQWDLTYDDPVQQQQIDPTTGEPIVEEVSFFENAVLHLVPNVEVLLGRYFNLRVGYDFQRRRELKVDGKPGISGLSFGLGLRVSKVHLSYGFAQYHLAGISNTITLAARFSDFKKRPPGQEPERRRKRKEEAPAPVSVPEG